The Mucilaginibacter rubeus genomic interval GTGTATTTTATTTTTAAGTACCGGGTGAAGTTTCTGAAGGCTCAGAAAATGGTACTGGAGCGGCAGGTAAAAGAGCGTACCGAAAGCCTGGTGCAAATGACAGAGAATGAGCGTGTAGCTCGTGAAATATCAGAAAAAGCCAGGGAAGAGGCAGAGAATGCTAACAAAGCCAAAAGTATTTTCCTGGCTACCATGAGCCACGAAATTCGTACGCCTATGAATGGCGTTATTGGCATGGCAACATTGCTGGGCAGTACTAAACTTACCACCGAACAGGAAGAGTATACCGAAACTATAAAAAATTGCGGCGACGCGCTTTTAACGGTAATTAACGATATCCTCGATTTCTCCAAAATTGAATCAGGCAATATGGAGCTTGATGAAGAGGATTTTGATTTAAGAGATTGCATAGAAGGCGTTTTGGATGTTTTTGCCGAAAAGGCTTCCCGTTTAAATCTTGACCTGGTTTATCAAGTGGAGCACAACGTGCCTGTACAGATCATTTGCGATTCGATACGGCTTCGCCAGATCCTGATTAACCTTGTAGGCAATGCGGTGAAATTTACTGCCCAGGGCGAGGTTTTTATAAGTGCGGGTGTAAAGGCGCAAAAAGGCGATGACCTGGAATTGATATTTAAGATCAGGGACACGGGTATCGGTATCCCTGATGATAAACTGGAGCGCCTGTTTAAGCCATTTTCGCAGGTTGATTCCAGTACCACACGTAAATACGGAGGCACTGGCCTGGGGTTGGCCATTAGCGAAAAACTGGTGAGGCTAATGGGAGGTGATATCAGCGTACAAAGTGAAATAGGGAGGGGGACTACCTTTTCGTTTACCATAAAATCAAAAGTAGGGCAGCAGGCAAAACGAAATTACGTTTATCTCAACCTTGCCGAACTTGAAAATAAACGCGTTTTATTTGTTGATGATAACGCCACCAACCGAGGTATTATTGACACCCAGCTAAGGCAATGGAAATATGACCCGGTAGTTGTTGCTTCAGGCAATGAAGCCCTGAAAGTGCTTGAACAGCAAGATGAAAAGGTTGATCTTTTAATAACTGACATGAGCATGCCCGAAATGGACGGTTTACAGCTGGCTAAAGCGGTGAGGCTAAAATTTCCGGATATGCCTATCATTTTGTTGAGTTCAATAGGCAGTGAGCAAGGTAAGCGGGAAGATACTGTGTTTAATGCCGTACTGACAAAGCCAACCAAGCATAATCTTTTGCACAAGCATATTGTTGAACAGTTAAAAACCGGCAGCGGGATTAAAATCGAGGTGCAACCGGTGCAAATAGTGTTTTCAAAAGATTTTGCCAGAAATTATCCGATGAGTATCCTGATAGCTGAGGATAATTTAATAAATCAGAAGCTGGCTATCCATATGCTAAGCAAAATGGGCTATAGTGCGGATATTGCCGAAAATGGTCACGTGGCATTAAACGCCATGGTAGCTAAGCATTACGATTTGATTTTGATGGATGTGCAGATGCCCGATATGGACGGTCTGGAAACCACCCGCTTTATCCGCAGCAATATGCAGGAGCAGCCGGTTATCATAGCGATGACTGCCAACGCCATGCCCGAAGACAGGCAGGCCTGCCTGGATGCCGGAATGAATGATTATTTGAGCAAGCCCATGAAGCTTTCTGATTTAATGGAGATGCTTGAAAAATGGGGGAAATATATAAACGGGCTTAACACAACTTTGCTAAAATGAGTTTATATTTACTCCGGAAACCATCTGCCATTATGAACTTTCTTAATAAAACCTCCTTTGCTTTTTTAGCCTGTTTTTTTACTGTTGCCTCGGCATTTGCAAATGCCCCTGCGCGTAATTATTATCAGCTTAAAATATATCATTACAAAACCCAGGCGCAGGAAAGTACGATAGAAAAATATTTACAACAAGCTTATATCCCAGCACTACACAGGGCGGGCGTAAAAAATGTTGGCGTGTTTAAACCCGTTACACAGGTTGATACAGCAAAGTTATTGTATGTATTTACTCCTTTTCAGTCCTGGGACAAATTAATGGGGATTGACCAAAAATTAGAGGCCGATGTTGCATACCTTGCCGATGGCAAAGAGTATATTGATGCCGCTTATAACGAACAGCCTTACACCCGTTTGGAGACTATCATATTGCAGGCTTTTCCGGGAATGCCCTCTACAAACGTTCCTAACCTTACCGCAAAAAAGGCCGACAGGGTTTATGAATTGCGCAGCTATGAAAGCCCTACCGAAAAATTGAACATTAACAAAGTAACCATGTTTAACGTTGGCGATGAAATAGGTCTTTTTAAGCGCCTTGGGTTCAATGCTGTTTTTTATTCGGAGGTTATTGCTGGCAGCCACATGCCTAACCTGATGTACATGACCACTTTTAACAGCAAAGAGGACAGGGATAAACACTGGGATACCTTTGGTAAGGATGAATACTGGAAAACACTTTCGGCTAAACCGGAGTACCAGCATAACGTATCACATGCCGATATAATCTTTCTTCGCCCGGCGGATTACTCTGATTTTTAGGATAATTGCTATTTTGTGAATAAAATTAATTCATAGGTAATTAATACGATTGTAAAACTTAACTTAGGTGTTGATGTTTACTTCATCGTACAATCGTAAATGCAGCAGGATAGTTTGAAATTTTTGCAGGGCGGCGGCGAGATGGGCGCGCTGATTAGGGCACATGACTGGTCCGGAACATCTATTGGCACACCAGATCAATGGCCCGTAAGCCTGCGCACTACCATAGGTATCGTGCTAAATTCGCGCTTCCCGATGTTTATGTATTGGGGACCCGATCTTGTTTGCTTTTATAACGATGCCTACCGTCCCAGCCTTGGCATAAACGGTAAACACCCCATACTTTTAGGACAGCCAGCCAAAATTTTCTGGGCCGAGATCTGGCATATCCTCGAACCATTGATAGTGCAGGTGCTATCCGGTGGTGGTGCAACCTGGCATGAAGACCAATTGATCCCATTTTTTCGGAACGGCACTATCGAAGATATTTACTGGACATTTAGCTACAGCCCTGTTATTGACGAATCGGGCAACCCGGGCGGGATCCTGGTAGCTTGTACCGAAACTACAGAAAAGGTGCTGGCATTCAATAAACTAAAAGAAAGCAAAACCGAGCTGGAGTTTGCTATAGATGCCGCCGAATTGGGCACCTGGGATCTTAATCCCCATACTAATAAATTTATCGGTAACGACAGGTTAAAAGATTGGTTTGGATTAGACCCTCATGATGAAATAGAACTTGATTCGGCAATAGCGGTAATTGCAGAAAAAGACAGGCAACGTGTTGCTGATGCTATCCGTGCAGCTTTACTACCATCATCGGGCGGTAAGTATGATGTTGAGTATACCATAGTAAATCCCCGTACAAAAATTGAGCGTGTAGTGAGGGCCAAGGGTAAAGCATTGTATGATGAAAATGGAGTAGCCATTCGGTTAAACGGCACACTGCAGGATATCACTGATGAAACGGTAGCCCGCCTTGAACTTATAGAAAGTGAGCAGAATTTTCGCTCGCTGATATTACAGGCGCCCGTCGCAATAGCTGTTTTTAAAGGACGGGATTATGTGGTTGAGATTGCCAACGCCCCGGTGTTTGAGCTGTGGGGCAAAACAGCAGAGGAAACTGTTGGTAAGCCAATTTTTGAAGGTTTACCGGAAGCCAAAGGGCAAGGGCTTGAAGCTTTGCTTGATCATGTATACAACACCGGCGAACGATTTATTGCTGTTGAAAGGCCTGTATACCTACCCCGTAATGGCAAGATCGAAAAAACTTATGTAGACTTTGTTTACGAGGCTTTAAAAGATAGTAACGGCGTTACCGGCATCATTGCTGTAGCATCTGAAGTAACCAATCAGGTAATTGCCAAACGTAAAATTGAAGACGCTGAAGAACGCGCCAGGTTGGCTATTGATGTTGCCGAGATGGGTACGTTTGATTTAAACCTGGTTACAGACGAAGTGATCACTTCACCACGTTTTAATGTGATCATGGATATTGATGAATCGCCTGATCATGAGAGTTATATTGACAGGATTTTTCCGGATGACAGGCATATAAGAGATAAGGCGTTTGATGTTGCTTTAAAAACTGGTCAGCTTTTTTACACCGGCCGGGTTTTATGGCGGGATGGCAGCATGCACGTGATTGAAGCAGAGGGGAAAGTTTATTATGATGACGAGCGGATCCCGGTCCGGATGCTGGGTACGGTAATAGACGTAACCAAACAAAAGAATGCTGAAGACGAGCTGAAGCGTTTCAAGTTTATGGCCGATAACGCTTCGGACATATTTATGCTGTTACGTGCCGATGGTTCGATTGCCTATGTAAATAGTGTAGCGCTTGATGATTGGTGTTATAGCGAGGAGGAATCCCTGACCATGAACGTGGCTGATATAGATATTTACCACGATGATATAACTTTTAACCGGGCTTTTAATAAAGCGCAACAACAAAACATCCCTCAGTACGAAACGCTTTATCGCCGTAAAAATGGCTCAGTTTACCCGGTAGAGATCAATATGGTTAGTTTGATGCTGTCGGATGAGCCATATCTTTTTGCAGTTGCCCGTGATATTACAGATCGCCGTAAATCAAGGGAGGAGCTTGTTCAGATTAATCAGCGTCTTGAAATTGCCCTTGAAGCCGGTCGTTTAGGCTCTTATGAACTGGACCTGGAAACCGGTATCATGTTCTGTACC includes:
- a CDS encoding NIPSNAP family protein gives rise to the protein MSLYLLRKPSAIMNFLNKTSFAFLACFFTVASAFANAPARNYYQLKIYHYKTQAQESTIEKYLQQAYIPALHRAGVKNVGVFKPVTQVDTAKLLYVFTPFQSWDKLMGIDQKLEADVAYLADGKEYIDAAYNEQPYTRLETIILQAFPGMPSTNVPNLTAKKADRVYELRSYESPTEKLNINKVTMFNVGDEIGLFKRLGFNAVFYSEVIAGSHMPNLMYMTTFNSKEDRDKHWDTFGKDEYWKTLSAKPEYQHNVSHADIIFLRPADYSDF
- a CDS encoding PAS domain S-box protein, whose protein sequence is MQQDSLKFLQGGGEMGALIRAHDWSGTSIGTPDQWPVSLRTTIGIVLNSRFPMFMYWGPDLVCFYNDAYRPSLGINGKHPILLGQPAKIFWAEIWHILEPLIVQVLSGGGATWHEDQLIPFFRNGTIEDIYWTFSYSPVIDESGNPGGILVACTETTEKVLAFNKLKESKTELEFAIDAAELGTWDLNPHTNKFIGNDRLKDWFGLDPHDEIELDSAIAVIAEKDRQRVADAIRAALLPSSGGKYDVEYTIVNPRTKIERVVRAKGKALYDENGVAIRLNGTLQDITDETVARLELIESEQNFRSLILQAPVAIAVFKGRDYVVEIANAPVFELWGKTAEETVGKPIFEGLPEAKGQGLEALLDHVYNTGERFIAVERPVYLPRNGKIEKTYVDFVYEALKDSNGVTGIIAVASEVTNQVIAKRKIEDAEERARLAIDVAEMGTFDLNLVTDEVITSPRFNVIMDIDESPDHESYIDRIFPDDRHIRDKAFDVALKTGQLFYTGRVLWRDGSMHVIEAEGKVYYDDERIPVRMLGTVIDVTKQKNAEDELKRFKFMADNASDIFMLLRADGSIAYVNSVALDDWCYSEEESLTMNVADIDIYHDDITFNRAFNKAQQQNIPQYETLYRRKNGSVYPVEINMVSLMLSDEPYLFAVARDITDRRKSREELVQINQRLEIALEAGRLGSYELDLETGIMFCTPQCKANYGLDKDAVFNFPDLLSVMLPEYRDVVQKRVNEAIRNRTVYNAEYRVAWPDGSIHWINASGKARYNDMGEATQMVGVTFDISEQKLLQQQKDEFIGIASHELKTPVTSIKAYTQVLERMLTKKGDTLEASMISKMDAQLNRLTSLIADLLDVTKINSGRLQFNYTLFDFNTLIKEVTEDLQRTTKKHTLIEQLQETGQVYADRERISQVLVNLITNAIKYSPHTENIILKSWIENDEVMVSVQDFGIGISKEKQSRVFEQFYRVSGAKQHTFPGLGLGLYISSEIIKREGGRIWVDSEEGKGSTFYFALPVKNDKE